In Phormidium ambiguum IAM M-71, a single genomic region encodes these proteins:
- a CDS encoding late competence development ComFB family protein encodes MAALNPKDYKSVSPPPENSFSRRTVSSKSRNQSLSYINVLETIVIEEVEQQIEKLPPHLAKYIDPIQVIAYALNRLPALYATSEEGWHKQQLRAKTELKDRIVMAVRQGLAAVQKDPLKVTTPLKLRGNLEISTHNNVQVNNYSQQRKYLLQ; translated from the coding sequence ATGGCTGCCCTCAACCCAAAGGATTATAAATCAGTTTCTCCTCCGCCGGAGAACTCTTTCAGCAGAAGAACAGTCTCATCAAAATCACGGAATCAATCATTGAGTTACATTAATGTTTTGGAAACAATAGTAATTGAAGAGGTGGAACAACAAATAGAGAAACTGCCACCCCATCTTGCCAAGTATATAGATCCAATCCAAGTGATTGCTTATGCACTAAATCGTTTGCCTGCACTATATGCTACTAGTGAAGAAGGATGGCATAAACAACAATTAAGGGCAAAAACTGAACTAAAAGATCGGATTGTTATGGCAGTTCGTCAAGGATTAGCTGCTGTGCAAAAAGATCCGTTGAAAGTGACTACTCCTTTGAAATTGCGTGGGAATTTAGAGATTTCTACACATAATAATGTGCAAGTAAATAATTACTCTCAACAAAGAAAATACTTGCTACAATAA